Genomic DNA from Oryza sativa Japonica Group chromosome 5, ASM3414082v1:
CAAATCTTTACAAGGGAAGATGCTAAGGTAGTTTTTGTTTGAAGCTTTGCCAAATTttggatttaattttaaaagaagTTTATGGAGTTACCAAAATATGATAGAGGTAATGATAGTGGAGGCATGCTAGTTTATTGCGTACTCAGTGTTTAGGCTGAAATTTTCGGCCACACGTAAAATGAGACAAGTCATTAGCATGTAATTAATAGAGTACTAATTatcataaatttgaaaatatatatttatttgtaggAAACATATCGTTTAGCGGTTTATGAACGTTCTAACAGAAAACGTAAATAGTTGTTCCAAAAGGCTGAAATGAACTCTTGCTAAGGCTAATTTCTTGCTAAGGCTAATTTCGACTACAAACTAAACATCCTTGGATTTATTAttgatttttgaaaaaaatatccatTTTACTCTCGCATACTATTCCATTGGTTCACTTAATTAACTGTCTAAACTATTTTTTACTACTTAATagcatttttttctttgtttctctttATATGAGTTGCATTTTAAACTGAAATTTAGTAGAGCCATAGATGGAAACATTATCAAAgttcaaaaataatttaaaaaaatttcatgagTATTTGCTTGAAATTTAAAACCTCGATATTTAAATCAGTCTCAATACTTAAACAGTGATAAAAGAATTCTTAAAAATGCTGATAGGTAAGTTATAATGCATCTATCAATTCTACTAAATTTCGTTGCAAAATTCAACTTAcatagagagaaaagaaaagagagaaacacCTTTTAGGAGTAACGTGTTCTATTTTCAATAGTTCAGGGTATAAAATGAAAATAAGATGTTTAGGGTAAAATGAACCCATGAAATAGTTCTAGGGAATAAACAGGACTTTTTTCTTGAATTTTTATGAAGCAATACataacattattattattattattattattattattattattattattattattattattattattaaatgtATAACCATTTATATAGCATGTAGTAATAGATAAATGCATCTACATCTAAGTTGTAAATTGACTGTTCTCGATCTAATGTACTACATGAATCCCCACCAACTTGCAAGCATGTTACAGAATGGAACATCCACGAAGGCATTAATTATGGCGAACATGGCCTGTTGCATCAAGGCCGTTTTATTCTAAGCTCCTCTCGTTGGCAGTAGCGTAAACCTGCCTATGCCGTCATGCCGATCATTCGAACTGCATCAGCATGTGAGTGTGTGACCGATGACCGATCGAGCTCGCCAGCCCTCTATATAAACAGACGTACCATCGTACGGGCACAACGCCACTGATCCGTTTCTCAATATCTGCCTAGAAGACGGATATctcgcgatcgatcgatcgacatgGGGCAAAATACGGTAGCCGCCGGGGCAGGAACGACCGTAGTTGCGATCAAAATGGACAAGACGACGATCATCGTGTCCGTCGTGGTCGGATCCCTGGGGTTGCTGAGCGCCATCCTGGGGTTCGCCGCCGAGGGCTCTAAGCTCACTGTAAGCGCTAGCaatgcacgcatgcatgcacactCTGCTCGTCTTTGAATTAATTCTCCCTCTTCTTTAATTTGTTCTGGATCTTatcttactactccctccgtttcaaaatgtttgacgccgttgacattttaaaacatgtttgaccgttcgccttattcaaaaaatttaagtaattattaattcttttcctatcatttgattcattattaaatatatttttatgtaggcatataattttatatatttcacaaaagtttttgaataagacgaacgatcaaacatgtgctaaaaagtcaacggtgtcaaacattttgaaatagagggagtactatctaAGTGATCAGACAATGTCATGATGGGAATGTGTCTTGCAGAGTTGCCTATACTCGTCGACGAACCCATCGGCGCTCGGGCTGGGCGTATGCGCGGCCATCTTCCTGGTGATGGCGCAGGTCACCGTGACGGCCGTcggcggctgctgcggctgctgcaaGTCCCGCGCCATCCCGTCCGAGACCAAGCGGATCGTCggcgtcgtctgcgccgtcaTCTCATGGTG
This window encodes:
- the LOC9266784 gene encoding protein VASCULATURE COMPLEXITY AND CONNECTIVITY, which translates into the protein MGQNTVAAGAGTTVVAIKMDKTTIIVSVVVGSLGLLSAILGFAAEGSKLTSCLYSSTNPSALGLGVCAAIFLVMAQVTVTAVGGCCGCCKSRAIPSETKRIVGVVCAVISWIAAVIAFVMFLDAGIVASECFIVREGFFAGAGVLALIATALGLTSYIVLRPQPDAAAGRGEPTPIGIPMDAVPGYPPRPPHPPPQQV